AGGCTATCCGCATGCTCACTGCCGCAGAGGCGCTCATTGAGCCTTACAGCGCGCTGAAGAGCGAACTTGCGCAGGTGTTTACCCTGAACGAGTCGTTCAACCTGAAGCATAACCTTCCGGGTTTGCGTGCCGATATTGCGTCTAAGCTCGGTAACCTGCAGGTAAAGACCGCGCCCGAAAAGCTCGTGCTCGAGAAGGACGTGATAGAGAACCTCACGGTGACGGTTACCGACGCGAAGGGTGCGGTGACGGACTTCCCGCTCAAGGCGGTGCAGGACGGCAAGAAGCTCGATTCCCGCCGCACGCAGGATAACGGAACTGCCGTGTTTACCATCCCGAACGTGAACTTTGGGGCGGGGACGCTTGCCATATCGTTCGTGCCCGACTTCCCGAAAGATATCCTGAAGGCGGCAAGGCTCGAGAAGGGCTTTGTGGTGCCCTACGAGGTGAAGCAGGCTTCGTGCAACGTGCGGTTTGACTGCACGGGTAGCCCCGAGGGCTGCAAGGCGCTTGCCGACCAGATGGCAAAGCAGGGGGTGCTCGTGGGCAAGAACGCGAAGGACCCGGTTATCAAGGCCGAGGTGAAGGCGACGCCCAAGGGCTCGCTCAACCAGCTGCTTTCCTTTGACGTGATGGTGTCTGTTTCTGGTGACAAGGTAAGTTTTACCAAGTCATCGAAGGGCGTGGGCAAGACCGAGGCCGAGGCGGTGACGAAGGCTGTCGGCAAGCTCAAGGTCAAAGAATTCGACAAGGTTTGCAAATAGAGACTAGGGCGGGCTCCGCCCTCCCTAAGACCCTCCCGACACTCAATAACCCACTCCGTTCATATAACAACGTTTAGGTCTGTGGGTTATTTTCGTGGGCGCCTGACGGTGCATAAAAAAATAAAGGGCGCCGGAAGGCGTCCTTTAATTGTAATGCCTGACTGAGCGATTACTTCTTTTTCTTCTTGCTGCCGCTGGTGGCGTCGAGCTCGATCTTGACGGTTTCTTCACCCTTCACGGTCACGAGCATTTCGGCGGACTTGCGGTTGGAGCATTCTGCGCGAACCAGGTGGTCGCCGGCATCCAGGTTGTGGATGGTGAGCGCTGCACCGTCGGTCTTGTCGGAGTTTTCACCGTCGACGTAGATGATGCACTTGCCCGGCTTGGTGGTCACTTCGATGTTGCCCTTCGGAATCTTGGTACCGTAGTCGAAGGTGTTGCGCTTGTCGTTGCCCGGCCACACGTTCACGCGCTGGTTCACCAGTTCGTAGCCCTGGTCGATGACGATAAGCGTCTGGCGGCCCGACTTGACCTGCATGTTCTCGATGGGGCTCTTGCCCAGGAGTTCATTGCCCAGGTACACGTCGCTGTTGGGCGGGTTGGTAATGATGGTCACGGTTGCGGCCTTACCGCGCGGGGGTGGATCTTCGTCGGCGACAGCCGCAGTAACAAGGAACGCCACCATAAGGGCGAAAATGTAGAGCTTTTTCATTTGCTTACTCCTATTTGCGTTTTACCCTAAAATATAAAGATTTCCTTGAAGTGGCTCGCATTTTATAATATTTTGTAGGTAAAATTCTTTTAAACGAGCCTTTCGGGCCTGATTTTATATGAAAGCACTGTACCAGAAGATACGTTCCCTCGACGGGAAACCCTACGGGACCTACAAGAACCTCGCCACGCGGGAATGGGATTTCGGCGATTTTGTGCTGGAATTCATCCACGTGCAGGGCGACCCGTATGCGCCGGCATCGCGCGTGCTGTTGCGTGCGAAACTCGCGACGCTCGGGTATGCGCCGGAGTGGGGCTCGGATTTCGAGCACCGGCTTTCGCTGAGCGATTTCTTGTACCGGAGGCTCGGACGTATGGTACAGGAACGCTACCCGGGTAAGGATGCCGCCGTGGTGTTCGACACGGCGGGACCCGAAATGCTGGTGCGGAACAGCCTGTGGATAGACAACGGCGAGATCCGCGCGTGTCTGCAGGTGAGGCTCCCTGGCGAGGGGCGCAAGATACAGGCGGAACTTGCCGCCGAGATTTTGACGATGGTCATGCCCGACCTGGTAGCGGCGGGGCTCTACTACACGCAGGGCGACGAACCCGCGATGCAGCGACATTACCGCGTGCTTGCCGAACGCAGGGAAATCCTTGCGCAGCTGGACGGGCGCGGGCTCTGCGCGTTTGTGCCCGACGGGGCTGTGCTTCCGCGGGCATCGGGCCTGAGCGAAATGCCGCTTGAAGGGGCGGTGCCGTTTGCAGCGCCTGCGGAACTTGCGGTGACGTTGAATGCCTGCGGGCGCGAAATCCGCGGGATGGGTATCCCGAAGGGGATTACGGTAATTACCGGCGGTGCGTTCCACGGGAAGTCCACGCTGCTGCAGGCGCTTGTACGTGCGGTGTACCCGCATGTTCCGGGCGACGGGCGCGAGGGTATAGTCGTGGACGATACTGCTCTCCGTGTGGGCGTGGAGGACGGGCGCAGCGTACGCGGGACCGACCTCTCGATGTTCGTTCGTGACCTGCCCGGTGGTATAAGCACGAAGGATTTCAGCACGCTCTCGGCTTCGGGTTCCACGAGCGAGGCGGCGAACCTGCTCGAGGCGATGGAGGCGGGAGCGCGCACGTTCCTTATCGACGAGGATTCCTCGGCGGTGAACTTCCTGATTCGCGACGTGCGCGTGCGCAAGCTGCTGGGCGACGAGCGCGAACCGCTAATTCCGCTGACCGACCGCATTCGTTCTCTCGCTTCTGCGGGTATGAACTTTATCCTTGTCGCCGGTGCCTGCGGGGACTATCTCGACCTTGCAGACAACATAATCGTGATGGCGAATTACAGGGCGGAATGCGCTAAGATGTCATCCTGGAGCCGTGTGGCGATAGGATCCACGTCGGAGCTTGCCGAAGTGCCACAATCGCGCCCCTTCGCCGCCTACATGCAGCCCCTGCAGAAACATGTGCGGCCTGCCTCTGCGGTGGAGCGCCAGGTGAAGGTGAAACTCGCCGGCGATTCGCTTTTGCAGATTGGTTTCCTTGTGGCCGATACCTCGCGCCTCGTGACGCTTGTGGATAGGCAGCAGCGGCTTGGTGCAGGGTTCATGCTGCTCAATATGCTCCAGAACGCGGCGAGCAATACCGCGGAGGGTTCTGCCCCCGCAAGTGATTCCGTTGCGGGTGCGGCGCAGAAACTCTGCGATACGATTTGCAATGTCGGGTTCAGGAACCTGCCGCAGGGCATGAGCCGCGAGATGAGCTTACCCCGTGCCGTAGACATCGCCTGCGTGGCGTTCCGGCTTAACGGAAAATAAAAAAGGCCTGCCGTGTTACCGGCGGACCCTAGGGTAGTTTATGGAGGTGTAAAACTTTAGAACTGCTCGAAGAACTCGTGTACCGCTTCGGGGACCCAGGTCTGTTCCCAGTTCCAGCCGACGCCCATGTTGCCGGTGTCGTGCGCAGTCCACTGGTGGTCACCCGGCCAGGTGCACCACTTGACGGGGAAGCGTTCGTCTACGTTCTTGAAGTCGTAGCACACGTGCCCTGTATTGCCGCTGATTTCCTTGGGCTTCTCGGAACTTGCGTCGGTGAAGTCGCCGTTCGCGTCGGCCTTGCCGTTACGCTTGAGGATGCGCGGAAGGGCGCTGTTCTTTGCACGGTCGTAATTGCAACGGCCATCGTTTACGCCATGTACGTTCATCCAGGCGATGGGTAGGTCCTTCATATTGTTGCCTTCGGGCAGCCAGATGTTGTAGTCGGCAACGGCGTATGTCGCGGCGGCACGCACGCGGCTCTGCATATCTTGCATAAGCGAGTAGCTGAACATGGCGCCGAAGCTGAAGCCTGTAATGAACACGCGGCTCGTGTCGATGCAGTAGTTCTCCTCGAGGGTGGTGAGCGTCTGCGCGAAGAAGTCGTGGTCGCCCTGGCCCTTGGTCCACAGGCCGCCAACCGCATCGAGAGAAACGAAGATGTAGTCGCCGTTCTTGTCGAGCACTTGCTGGCCGTAGTACGGAGTGGGGTGGTCGTAGTCGGCCTTGTGGTGCACGAAGTCCTCGCCATTGCTGCCGTAGCAGTGCAGTGCAAAGAGCACCTTGTGCGGCTTCTTGTTGTCGTAGTTCTTGGGCAGGGTGATGAAGTAGGTGCGGTTGTCGTTGCCTACCTTGATCTGGAACTGGTCGCCATTTTCGACGCTCTTGACCTTTTGCAACTTGGAGTTGGAACCGCAGCCCTTGCTCGGGGTGGGTTCGTTCCCCAGCGCATAGCCGAACTTGAACTGCGGTGCCACTGCCTTGAGTTTCACGTCGAGCGTGGTGTCGAGCGTGCCGAGCGGTACCGTGAGCGTGTCGAAGCCCTCTGCCACGAAGCGGATTGCCTCGCCCTGCGCTACCTCCTTCAGGAGTGCGCTTGCATGTGCGCTGAAGGTGTTGCTGTAGCTGCCCTCGGTAGAGAACTTGAAATTCTGCCTTGCGTTACCTACGGTTACCTGCGCGAAGTAGGTGCCGTGCGCCTTGATGGCCCTGTTCAGGTCGAACATGCCGGAGCCCTGCAGGGTCTTGCCGAAAACCTGGTTCCCCAGCGAGTTGAATATCTGCACGTGGACGGGCGCGCTGGTGCTCTGCGAGTACGAGAGCACGCCGTTGTTGACGCTCACGTACCCGACGGAATTCCTGACGGCATGGAAGCCGATGGTTTCGTCCTCGAAGAGGGTGAATTTGCCCTGGTTGTCGGTGGTGGTCGCCTTGCCCTCTTTGAGGAGGCTTACCGAGACGCCCTCGAGCGCTTTGCCCTGCTCGTCGGAAACGCTGCCCGACACGGTGTAGGCGGAAGCGAGCCCGCAAAAAGCGAGAATGCTCGCCGTCGCAAGAAAACTGCGCGTGATAATACTCATTTGTACTCCTTTTTTGCCCTAATCCACCTACGGAGCACACCCTGACATTAAGTAATCTAATGTGGTATAGGAAAAATGTTCCCCGACGTTCCTCGATACTTATGGATGAATTGTCTATAAAAGGGGCAATTGCGGACAAACGTTTACTTTTTTTTATTATATTTTTTTTACGTACGGGGTGCTTCGAGCATTTATTAGGAGAAAAACGATGAAACAGTGTAAATTGTCGTTTGCACTAGGGACGCTGTTCCTGTGCCTTGGGGGCGTGGCGGAACTTTTTGCCTCGGAAATTACGCCGTTCTATTTCGGTGCGAGTCCTGACGCGTTGACGGATAAGGAGCAGAACGACGAATGGCAGAGACTCATTAAGTACAAACTATGGGGGACGGGCATAAGTGGGGATGCCTATGGCGTCGCCTTCATTGGGCAGGACGTGCAGATTACTGATTCGGTCGGGTATTCGGGGAGCGCGATTGCCGGGCTTGAAATGCGCAACATCAAGCACAGCATTGGTGGCCCGCTCGCCTTTGCAGGGAATTTCCAAAACGGGGATGGCCAGGACAATATCGTGACCGGCCCTTCGTACTTCGGCGGAAATTTCAACATAGGCAATAACGCCGTTAACAGCGATAACGTGGAACTTCACGGGAACTTCTGCGTGCGTGGGGACAAGTCTACCATGACCAAGGGCTTGGTCAAGGGCGGGGGAAAGCTTGACTGCGCCGCAAATGATATCCCGGCACTTGATAGCACACTGGATGTGCCGCGCGTAGACCATTCCTCGATTACCTATGACTTAGAAGTCGATTCGTACACGTTCAGCGATAAGACCAACTACATCGACATTCCATCAGGTTCCGGCCAGTTCTACAATATCCATGTGAAAGGGGACATGCTGCTGGACAACAACAACGACAACCTGTTCATTCGCATGTCGGGGAATCGTTATGTGAGAATCTTTGTCGACGGAAATCTTACGGTTACATCTACGTTGCACAACATAGTCATTTTGAACGTGACGGAGGGTTCCTGGAACGAGACGACACAGCAGTGGGAAGGCGGTACCCTGGACACCACGCTGAATAAGAACTACGGCGGAAATCTCCTTTTCTACACGCCGAACGACATCGCGTTCCCGGCAGAGAACTGCACTATCCAGGGAACGTATATTTCGGGTGGCACAATCAGTTTTCAGCAGCATTACAACTTTGCGGGGCAGCTCCTGGCAAAGAAGGTTTCCATCAATGCCGAATTCAAGGCGGGCGACTTCCGTTACGTGCCGTTCAGACCACCTGTAATCAACATGGCGGTGGGTTCCATGGCCTACGAAGATAACGAGGCCCGCGGCGATACGGTGAAGCTCGTGCTTTCAAAGGACCCGCCGACCCGCGTGACGTTCGACTACTGTTTTTCCCTGAAGCCCGCGAGCGAATGCGACGGCTTCATGGACGACCCTGCCTGCAGCTTTGCAAACGCGAATGACGTGCTGGAATCGAACTACACCGAGATTCCGGTGTGCGGGAGAGATACGGGGCATGCGGCGTTCCCGCAGTTCTCGAAGGATTTGGAAACGCCCATCGTTTTCCACGCGAAGGACGACATGCTCGAGGAAGCGGACGAGCTCGTCCTGGTGAAGATTTTCAACCTGACGGCGGCGATTACCCCGGACGGCGACCGCAATGCGGATTCCAGCTACTCGATGGAGTATGTCATCGTGGATAACGACAAGCGGCCCGTGTCGAAAGATACTTCCGTCACCGTCATGATGAACGAGACATTGCCGATAACTGCTTTCCCGGCGTACGAGAATGACGGCGTGACTGTACTCGACAAGTACGGCGTGATTATCAAGACGCTCCCTGCCTCGGGCACGCTCAAGTACAACGGCGCTCCCGTAGCGGCTGGAGACTTCATCAAGTTCCCCGGTAGCCTGAACTACACTCCGGCGCATGACGAGTACGGCTCGCCCTATACGACATTTGAATTTATGGTGGCGAACATCCATAACCCGGACATCAGCGATTCCGCGAGGACGATGACGATAAACGTGGTGCGGTTCCAGTACACCATCAACGAGAACGCTTCGGTCGATACGCTCGTCGGGATTATAGATGAGCTGCGCATTAGCGACATCGAGAGCTGCGCTATCGTTTCGGGCGATACGGGTGCCACCTTCAGGTTCGATACTACGCGCATATACGTCAACGGGGTTCTCGATTTTGAGACGCAGTCCTCCTACGTGTTCTTTGTGAAGTGCGCAAACAGCACGTCCGAAGATTCGACCGCGGTGGAAATCCTGATTGTCGACGAGAACGATCCGCCTTCCGTGACGGATACGGTGATGCAGGTTTCCGAAAACATGCCCGTGGGGGCGACCGTCGGTACGATGCTCTACTACGACCAGGACGGCGAAAATTCCGGATTCTGCGAGAACAGCTTTAGCCTCGTGGGCGGTGATTCCGCACTCTTCAAGATTGATGCGCGGACGGGTGTGATTACGACGCGAGAGGTGTTTGACTACGAGGCGCTCCCGGACAGCCAGAAGTACTACGTGGTAAAGGTCCAGATTGCGGATACCGACGGCAACAAGAGCGTGGCCGAAGTGAAAATCAACATCGTGAACGTGATGGAGACCTCCGTGATTGTCGTGACCCACGCGGAATCGGGCAACGGCAACTATAGCGAGTCGAACCCGAAGGAACCGATCAAGATAAACGACAAGACGCTCACGCTCTCGTGGACGGGCGACGCCATTCCCCAGCCGGATACGACCCTCACGGACTTGCACGAGGGCTACAACGTGGTGACGCTCACCTATTACGACAAGACGAAGGACATGCCCGCCGTGAAGGAAGTGATAATATTCGTTTGTACGAAGACTCCCGAGGTGCAGGTTTCTACGACGGTCGAAAAGATGCCCGATGCGAATATCTATACCATCGCGGAAGAACCCGCCGAGGGCGATACCGCGTTCTACGTGAACAAGAAGCAGAACGATATCTCCGTCAAGGTCAAGGAACCGGTTCTCGATTCCACGTACACGGATTCTACCTGCAAGTACACGGAACGCGAAATCATCGTTTCTGCAGTTATGTTCGAGACGCTGAACGTACCGCAGGCGACGTTCAAGACGGTCGAAAAGATTGCTTCGGAAAAGCCCGTGCTGAACGATATGCCCGCTGGCAGCGTGAAGCAGGCGCCCTTCAACGACAGCCTCGTGCTCGTGAGCTACAGGGAGGCTATCGGGAACGATTCCGTGACCGTCTCTTACGTGACGAACGCGAAGGGCGACGTGGTGGACGGGCAGATAAAGGTTTCGTTCACGACGAAGATTGACGGGAAGGCTGTCGAGATTTCGTATGTGGCGGATGCCTTCACCGGCGCGCCCGTGGAATCGGAAACGGGTGCGGTCTATACGGTAAGCTACCGCTATACCGACAGGAACGGTGAATCGGTCACGGTGGGCTATGCGCTGGATTCCAAGGGCAAGACTATCGAGGACAAGGACGGCAACGTGGGCTACGAGGTGACCTACATGTACGAGAATGCGTTCGGCAATGTATCTAGCCAGTCCATCTATATCGTGGTCGACGTGATTCCCCCGAAGGTGGAAATCCTTTCGCCGGAAAACAACGCGATATTCTATGCCAACTACGTGGACGTGAAATGGACCGTTGACAGGAACGACGGCAACGGCCCCGTGGTGATGGACACGCTTACCGAGCAGGGGCTCGTGAAGGGTGGCAATGCGATTGTGCGCTTCTACCGCGACAAGGCGGGCAACGTGGCGAGCGATACGGTGAAGGTCATCATGAAGAACTCGAAGGACCTGGATATTTCCGTGGTCACCCCGGTGACAATCGTGACCCGCGAGAAGACCGAGGAATACTATGCCAGCAACGAACCGAAGGAAGGGCAGACCTTCGCGGTGACCATCTACAATTCGAAGGCGGACAAGGAAATCGAGACGCTCCGTGGCGGCGATTTCAAGACGGAGGAAGGGAGCGGCGATGAACCGTACCCGGGACTCGAGGGGCACCTTGGCCCGACGCTCGCCATCGACACGAAGCTCTCCACGATTCGCCCCACGCTTGGCCTCGCCACGCTCGATGACCTTGTCGGGAAGGACGGCCTTGTAAACTACGACGGGATTGATTCCGAGAACGGCGACAAGCACACCGTCGAGGAATACGTGCGTGAACATTGCACTGCGAAATTCCAGGAATCCCTCGGGAGCGACATCTCGAAGGCGAGCCTGTACCACACGACGATGAAGGTGAAAATCTGGGTGTACACGACGCTCGGGAATTTTGTGGACTACTTCTCGTTCGAGCAGGATCTCGACAAGCCCGAATACACGAACGATGCGGGCGTGATGACGCTTTACTTCGAGCAGAAACCGGACAAGGACGGCTACGTGAGAACGGCGGACGGACGCCAGTACGCGACCGGCGCATACCTGTACAAGACCGATGTCTCGGTCAGGTCCGAACTGCAGTGCGATACGCCGCCCGTGGAAAGGGACAAGGAATCCAACAGGAAGGGTTACGTGCGCAAGGTGCGCGACGACCTGCTGAAGCCCTTCGGCTACAAGAGGCCGAACCGCAAGTAATTTTCTGTTGTCCGCATGCCTGGCGCTCTTTTCCGGATATTATTTTATAGATTTGGAAAGGTATGCCGAGAAGAAAGATAAACCAGACAATGCTTACGTGCATCACCATCGTCATGATGTTGGTGATGCTTTTTGGGTCTTTTGGGATAATCAAGCTCACTACTATTCTCGGCCCATCTTCGTACTTCCTCTTTATTTTGCTTTTCCTGATTGTGGCGGTTATCGGATTCCATATATGGACCCGCTACCGCTCTACCGAGACCGCGCAGCAGGTTGCCGACCTCATGAAGGAGGTAATGACCTCCCCGCTGGAAAAGTCTCTCGCGGGCGATTCGCAGTATGCCGTCGCTGTAAGGCCCGATGGCAAGATAGACCCGAAGCTCACGAAGTACATGACAAAACTTGCACCAACGGTGAATGCCATCTCGAACTTTTTCAAGGACTTCATATACTACGACGGCGTTGCCGAGAAATTGCGCCAGCATTTTGAACTGGGCGAAGGCACGGATACCTTCCAGGAACTTTCGACCATATTCCTCTCGGATGTCAACTACCTCTCGGAAAAGCTCGGGCACGAGATGAGCCTGGACGATTACGAGTCGTGCGGATTTGTAGCCCTGCTGTTGCGCCTGCGTACGAACGCCCCTGCCACTACGGACTGGAACCGCCTTGTACTGCAGTCGTTTGTCGACAGGGAAATAGAGATGGGCCCGCTGGTCCATAACCTCGAGAAGAACCACGCGCAGTTGGAATCTACGGGAGAACTCTTCCTGTTCTCCGCAATTTTTGGCGGGTATTCGCCCGATGCGGTCCGCAAGTACATGCGCCTGATGTACGATTACTCCGCGGCGCTCGCGAACATCGACGGCAGGCTCACGCCCGAAGAGGTGCAGTGGCTGCAGTACCTGGAACGCTATATCGGCAACAACCGCTCGGCGGCGCGTCGCCCGGGATTCGTGAAGTGCTCCACGCGCGTAGTGAACTACAAGGATACCCCGCTGAAGGATGCCGTAAAGCGGAATTTCCGCATACAGAAAGAGGAACACGTCCCGTCCGGCGAGGCGGTGAAGCAGCTCGATTCCCTCATCGGGCTTTCGACGGTAAAGAAGGAAGTCGTCACGTTCTACAACTTTATCCGCGTGCAGAATGAACGCAAGAAGAAGGGACTTTCCGTGCCCCCGACATCGTACCACTTCGTGTTTTCAGGAAACCCCGGTACCGGCAAGACGACGATTGCGCGCATCATGGCCGAAATTTTCAAGGACCTGGGTGTGCTCCGGAAGGGCCACCTGGTAGAGGCGACCCGTGCGGACCTGGTTGCGGGTTACATGGGGCAGACCGCCATCAAGACGAACAAGGTAATTGACGAGGCACTGGACGGCGTATTGTTTATCGACGAGGCCTACACGCTCGCGCGCAGTGCGGAAAACGACTACGGGCAGGAGGCGATTGACACGCTCCTCAAGCGCATGGAAGATGACCGCGAAAGGCTGGTGGTGATTATCGCCGGCTATACCGAAGAAATCAAGCGCTTCGTGAATTCGAATCCGGGTCTATCCTCGAGGTTCAACAGGTACATAGACTTCCCCGACTACACTGAAGACGAGCTTGCGCAAATTTTCAGATCGTTCCTCAAC
This genomic interval from Fibrobacter sp. UWR3 contains the following:
- a CDS encoding esterase: MSIITRSFLATASILAFCGLASAYTVSGSVSDEQGKALEGVSVSLLKEGKATTTDNQGKFTLFEDETIGFHAVRNSVGYVSVNNGVLSYSQSTSAPVHVQIFNSLGNQVFGKTLQGSGMFDLNRAIKAHGTYFAQVTVGNARQNFKFSTEGSYSNTFSAHASALLKEVAQGEAIRFVAEGFDTLTVPLGTLDTTLDVKLKAVAPQFKFGYALGNEPTPSKGCGSNSKLQKVKSVENGDQFQIKVGNDNRTYFITLPKNYDNKKPHKVLFALHCYGSNGEDFVHHKADYDHPTPYYGQQVLDKNGDYIFVSLDAVGGLWTKGQGDHDFFAQTLTTLEENYCIDTSRVFITGFSFGAMFSYSLMQDMQSRVRAAATYAVADYNIWLPEGNNMKDLPIAWMNVHGVNDGRCNYDRAKNSALPRILKRNGKADANGDFTDASSEKPKEISGNTGHVCYDFKNVDERFPVKWCTWPGDHQWTAHDTGNMGVGWNWEQTWVPEAVHEFFEQF
- a CDS encoding cadherin repeat domain-containing protein; the encoded protein is MKQCKLSFALGTLFLCLGGVAELFASEITPFYFGASPDALTDKEQNDEWQRLIKYKLWGTGISGDAYGVAFIGQDVQITDSVGYSGSAIAGLEMRNIKHSIGGPLAFAGNFQNGDGQDNIVTGPSYFGGNFNIGNNAVNSDNVELHGNFCVRGDKSTMTKGLVKGGGKLDCAANDIPALDSTLDVPRVDHSSITYDLEVDSYTFSDKTNYIDIPSGSGQFYNIHVKGDMLLDNNNDNLFIRMSGNRYVRIFVDGNLTVTSTLHNIVILNVTEGSWNETTQQWEGGTLDTTLNKNYGGNLLFYTPNDIAFPAENCTIQGTYISGGTISFQQHYNFAGQLLAKKVSINAEFKAGDFRYVPFRPPVINMAVGSMAYEDNEARGDTVKLVLSKDPPTRVTFDYCFSLKPASECDGFMDDPACSFANANDVLESNYTEIPVCGRDTGHAAFPQFSKDLETPIVFHAKDDMLEEADELVLVKIFNLTAAITPDGDRNADSSYSMEYVIVDNDKRPVSKDTSVTVMMNETLPITAFPAYENDGVTVLDKYGVIIKTLPASGTLKYNGAPVAAGDFIKFPGSLNYTPAHDEYGSPYTTFEFMVANIHNPDISDSARTMTINVVRFQYTINENASVDTLVGIIDELRISDIESCAIVSGDTGATFRFDTTRIYVNGVLDFETQSSYVFFVKCANSTSEDSTAVEILIVDENDPPSVTDTVMQVSENMPVGATVGTMLYYDQDGENSGFCENSFSLVGGDSALFKIDARTGVITTREVFDYEALPDSQKYYVVKVQIADTDGNKSVAEVKINIVNVMETSVIVVTHAESGNGNYSESNPKEPIKINDKTLTLSWTGDAIPQPDTTLTDLHEGYNVVTLTYYDKTKDMPAVKEVIIFVCTKTPEVQVSTTVEKMPDANIYTIAEEPAEGDTAFYVNKKQNDISVKVKEPVLDSTYTDSTCKYTEREIIVSAVMFETLNVPQATFKTVEKIASEKPVLNDMPAGSVKQAPFNDSLVLVSYREAIGNDSVTVSYVTNAKGDVVDGQIKVSFTTKIDGKAVEISYVADAFTGAPVESETGAVYTVSYRYTDRNGESVTVGYALDSKGKTIEDKDGNVGYEVTYMYENAFGNVSSQSIYIVVDVIPPKVEILSPENNAIFYANYVDVKWTVDRNDGNGPVVMDTLTEQGLVKGGNAIVRFYRDKAGNVASDTVKVIMKNSKDLDISVVTPVTIVTREKTEEYYASNEPKEGQTFAVTIYNSKADKEIETLRGGDFKTEEGSGDEPYPGLEGHLGPTLAIDTKLSTIRPTLGLATLDDLVGKDGLVNYDGIDSENGDKHTVEEYVREHCTAKFQESLGSDISKASLYHTTMKVKIWVYTTLGNFVDYFSFEQDLDKPEYTNDAGVMTLYFEQKPDKDGYVRTADGRQYATGAYLYKTDVSVRSELQCDTPPVERDKESNRKGYVRKVRDDLLKPFGYKRPNRK
- a CDS encoding AAA family ATPase, whose amino-acid sequence is MPRRKINQTMLTCITIVMMLVMLFGSFGIIKLTTILGPSSYFLFILLFLIVAVIGFHIWTRYRSTETAQQVADLMKEVMTSPLEKSLAGDSQYAVAVRPDGKIDPKLTKYMTKLAPTVNAISNFFKDFIYYDGVAEKLRQHFELGEGTDTFQELSTIFLSDVNYLSEKLGHEMSLDDYESCGFVALLLRLRTNAPATTDWNRLVLQSFVDREIEMGPLVHNLEKNHAQLESTGELFLFSAIFGGYSPDAVRKYMRLMYDYSAALANIDGRLTPEEVQWLQYLERYIGNNRSAARRPGFVKCSTRVVNYKDTPLKDAVKRNFRIQKEEHVPSGEAVKQLDSLIGLSTVKKEVVTFYNFIRVQNERKKKGLSVPPTSYHFVFSGNPGTGKTTIARIMAEIFKDLGVLRKGHLVEATRADLVAGYMGQTAIKTNKVIDEALDGVLFIDEAYTLARSAENDYGQEAIDTLLKRMEDDRERLVVIIAGYTEEIKRFVNSNPGLSSRFNRYIDFPDYTEDELAQIFRSFLNKYDYKMGTAAAAAMKRCIADAVSRKDSRFGNGRYVRNLFEKVIEKQANRLAASPDLGSVDVSSLTATDFEQATVEK
- a CDS encoding ABC-ATPase domain-containing protein, with the translated sequence MKALYQKIRSLDGKPYGTYKNLATREWDFGDFVLEFIHVQGDPYAPASRVLLRAKLATLGYAPEWGSDFEHRLSLSDFLYRRLGRMVQERYPGKDAAVVFDTAGPEMLVRNSLWIDNGEIRACLQVRLPGEGRKIQAELAAEILTMVMPDLVAAGLYYTQGDEPAMQRHYRVLAERREILAQLDGRGLCAFVPDGAVLPRASGLSEMPLEGAVPFAAPAELAVTLNACGREIRGMGIPKGITVITGGAFHGKSTLLQALVRAVYPHVPGDGREGIVVDDTALRVGVEDGRSVRGTDLSMFVRDLPGGISTKDFSTLSASGSTSEAANLLEAMEAGARTFLIDEDSSAVNFLIRDVRVRKLLGDEREPLIPLTDRIRSLASAGMNFILVAGACGDYLDLADNIIVMANYRAECAKMSSWSRVAIGSTSELAEVPQSRPFAAYMQPLQKHVRPASAVERQVKVKLAGDSLLQIGFLVADTSRLVTLVDRQQRLGAGFMLLNMLQNAASNTAEGSAPASDSVAGAAQKLCDTICNVGFRNLPQGMSREMSLPRAVDIACVAFRLNGK
- a CDS encoding PEGA domain-containing protein; amino-acid sequence: MKKLYIFALMVAFLVTAAVADEDPPPRGKAATVTIITNPPNSDVYLGNELLGKSPIENMQVKSGRQTLIVIDQGYELVNQRVNVWPGNDKRNTFDYGTKIPKGNIEVTTKPGKCIIYVDGENSDKTDGAALTIHNLDAGDHLVRAECSNRKSAEMLVTVKGEETVKIELDATSGSKKKKK